Part of the bacterium genome is shown below.
AGCACTTTGTTCTGGAACGGGCGGGTCAAGCGCTCCATGAAGATCTTGTCTGCAAGCGGCGTGAAGAGCATGGACCCGGCGTATTCTTCGAGCCAACGGCTCCTGGCTCGATCCGCGACATTCGTGGGCCGGACCGGTTTTTCAGGATACTGCTCTTCCAGATACTCGATGATCACCGTGGAGTCGCGGGTCACGAGGTCGCCGTCTTCGAAGGCGGGGATCTTGCCCAGCGGGCTGATGGCCAGGTACTCGGGCGTCCTCGTGCCGGGAAACGTCCCTTCCGACTCGTACTCGAGACCTT
Proteins encoded:
- a CDS encoding glutathione S-transferase family protein; the encoded protein is MKLYGIPISPFVRKVRVALALKGLEYESEGTFPGTRTPEYLAISPLGKIPAFEDGDLVTRDSTVIIEYLEEQYPEKPVRPTNVADRARSRWLEEYAGSMLFTPLADKIFMERLTRPFQNKVLGDEGVVEDSIKNLVPPVFDYVESQLPAEGFIFGEMGVADIAV